The following proteins are co-located in the Diaphorobacter sp. HDW4B genome:
- a CDS encoding sensor histidine kinase — MAIHVALFLTLLETIALSVVLLVWAHQVRGARLLVVFLAGVATWIVGNELPNWFGIGTAPLAMALLSTLPLTSAAFLHFCLIFCHSPIDRRWIYAAYIGAGLTALHALLRSPGSFEHFAPFTGVEWVVVPNHVGWMTSLVWACFAALGILALLMAFFHAASAQRQRQIAAVAISCGWGLMAMSGYAFAALKIPVYPWQVLAAPAYPVILVYGILRYRVFVANIWARRALASAILIALGVLVVPLAAVLLPFESRWVVAMAVAATTLALRGPVWSFASRLVYPGGTLSAEDWRQWRVQLSQADTMEQLKAKAAAMLSQRMGMEIHVQMARDASVVHAQEQGSEPTLICTANGAGEWQTQLIGFEEAPPGQLHLAELFGTILADAAANVERSEHAQQRERERQLNARLAELGSLATTVAHDLRNPLNIIAMAVAMAPQDTRQEVGDQIARISRLTEDLLDYAKPWQIHAAETDIAARIKSLIRRMPEVEIGPRLEGAFNVTLDGARFDQAIVNLLTNARQSAGSKRVLVDAERRDNAVLVHVCDDGPGIPDDLRERLFQPFASRSPGGTGLGLAIVARIMAAHGGTAELSERAPWRTCFTLTFPATPTTDNNTAP, encoded by the coding sequence ATGGCTATTCACGTCGCTTTATTTCTGACTTTGCTGGAGACCATTGCGCTCAGCGTGGTGCTGCTGGTCTGGGCCCATCAGGTGCGCGGCGCGCGGCTGCTGGTGGTGTTTCTGGCCGGTGTGGCGACCTGGATCGTCGGCAATGAACTGCCCAACTGGTTCGGCATAGGCACTGCGCCGCTGGCGATGGCGCTGCTGTCCACGCTGCCGCTCACCTCGGCGGCGTTTCTGCATTTCTGTCTGATCTTTTGCCACTCGCCGATTGACCGGCGGTGGATCTACGCGGCTTATATCGGCGCGGGGTTGACCGCGCTGCATGCCTTGCTGCGCTCGCCCGGCAGCTTCGAGCACTTTGCGCCTTTCACCGGCGTGGAATGGGTGGTGGTGCCCAACCATGTGGGCTGGATGACGAGTCTGGTCTGGGCCTGCTTTGCTGCGCTCGGGATTCTGGCGTTGCTGATGGCATTTTTCCATGCGGCATCGGCGCAGCGGCAGCGCCAGATTGCAGCCGTGGCCATCTCGTGCGGCTGGGGGTTGATGGCCATGTCGGGCTATGCGTTTGCGGCGCTCAAGATTCCCGTCTATCCGTGGCAGGTGCTGGCCGCGCCTGCGTATCCGGTGATTCTGGTCTACGGCATTCTGCGCTATCGCGTGTTCGTTGCGAACATCTGGGCACGGCGCGCATTGGCGTCGGCGATTCTGATTGCGCTCGGTGTGCTGGTCGTGCCGCTGGCGGCTGTGCTGCTGCCGTTCGAGTCGCGCTGGGTGGTGGCGATGGCCGTGGCCGCCACCACGCTCGCGCTGCGCGGGCCGGTGTGGAGCTTCGCGTCGCGCCTGGTGTATCCGGGCGGCACCTTGTCTGCCGAAGACTGGCGGCAATGGCGTGTGCAACTGAGTCAGGCCGACACCATGGAGCAGTTGAAAGCCAAGGCCGCTGCCATGCTCTCGCAGCGCATGGGCATGGAGATTCACGTGCAGATGGCGCGTGATGCCAGCGTCGTTCACGCGCAGGAGCAGGGCAGTGAACCGACCTTGATCTGCACGGCAAATGGCGCGGGCGAGTGGCAGACGCAGCTCATCGGATTTGAAGAAGCGCCACCTGGCCAACTGCATCTGGCCGAGCTGTTTGGCACGATTCTGGCCGATGCCGCAGCGAACGTGGAGCGCTCCGAGCACGCCCAACAACGCGAACGCGAGCGGCAGTTGAATGCGCGTCTGGCAGAGCTCGGCTCGCTTGCCACCACTGTGGCGCACGATCTGCGCAACCCGCTCAACATCATCGCCATGGCGGTGGCAATGGCTCCGCAGGATACGCGGCAAGAGGTGGGCGATCAGATCGCGCGCATCTCGCGCCTCACCGAAGATCTGCTCGACTACGCCAAGCCGTGGCAGATTCATGCGGCGGAGACCGACATCGCGGCGCGCATCAAAAGCCTGATTCGCCGCATGCCCGAAGTCGAAATCGGGCCGAGGCTGGAAGGCGCATTCAACGTGACGCTCGACGGTGCGCGTTTCGATCAGGCCATCGTCAATCTGCTGACCAACGCGCGGCAATCGGCTGGCAGCAAACGGGTGCTGGTCGATGCCGAACGACGCGACAACGCCGTGCTGGTGCATGTCTGCGATGACGGCCCCGGCATTCCCGACGATCTGCGCGAGCGCCTGTTTCAGCCGTTTGCATCGCGCAGTCCGGGCGGCACGGGGCTGGGCTTGGCCATCGTCGCGCGCATCATGGCCGCGCATGGTGGCACCGCCGAACTGAGCGAGCGAGCGCCTTGGCGAACCTGCTTCACGCTGACCTTTCCCGCGACCCCGACAACCGACAACAACACCGCACCATGA
- a CDS encoding sigma-54 dependent transcriptional regulator, with protein MSLNDANKTSASGHILLVDDEPAYQRLGASFLRQLGYRVSVAGDVDEALQAFENDRPQVVLLDLAMPPSMDPEAGLSLIPRFASAVVVVLSGHGDRDIALRAVELGVWDFLVKPIDPEMLRVVVMRAMHKARLDAEVRELRSAKSEQQPDEMGLIGQTPAMLQLRAMVRRVGATSVNLIVLGPTGTGKELVARALHQCSPRRDGPFGIIHCGALSAELLESELFGHLKGSFTGAHRDQVGLVETAHGGTLFLDEVGEMPALMQVKLLRFLQEGTFMPVGGRQEKKADVRVVAATHRDLEAMVREGSFREDLYYRLKGMVLRTPALSERGADVPLLAARFLHGVMPNARFSADALQWLQTREWPGNVRQLKAVVESAGALILPESHTVDADLLRFASGESTELPEAPAAEKSTMQGSMDAAIQELETRMIREAMAQSGGNQSEAARVLGISRVGLIKKLTRLGLK; from the coding sequence ATGAGCCTCAACGACGCCAACAAGACCTCCGCATCCGGCCACATTCTGCTGGTCGATGACGAGCCCGCGTACCAGCGACTGGGCGCATCGTTTCTGCGTCAGCTCGGCTATCGCGTGTCGGTGGCGGGTGATGTGGACGAGGCGCTGCAGGCCTTTGAAAACGACAGGCCGCAGGTGGTTCTGCTCGATCTCGCGATGCCGCCGAGCATGGACCCCGAAGCGGGCTTGTCGCTGATTCCACGCTTTGCGTCGGCGGTGGTCGTGGTGCTCAGTGGCCACGGTGATCGCGACATCGCGCTGCGTGCGGTGGAACTGGGCGTGTGGGATTTTCTGGTCAAACCCATCGACCCCGAGATGCTGCGCGTGGTCGTCATGCGTGCCATGCACAAGGCGCGGCTCGATGCCGAGGTGCGCGAGTTGCGTTCGGCCAAGAGCGAGCAGCAACCCGATGAAATGGGCCTGATCGGTCAGACCCCTGCCATGCTGCAGTTGCGCGCGATGGTGCGGCGCGTGGGTGCGACGTCGGTGAATCTCATCGTGCTCGGGCCAACCGGAACCGGCAAGGAGCTGGTCGCGCGCGCATTGCACCAATGCAGCCCTCGGCGCGATGGGCCGTTCGGCATCATCCATTGCGGCGCGCTGTCGGCGGAACTGCTGGAAAGCGAGTTGTTTGGTCATCTCAAAGGCAGTTTCACGGGCGCGCATCGCGATCAGGTGGGGCTGGTGGAAACTGCACATGGCGGCACGTTGTTTCTGGATGAAGTGGGCGAGATGCCTGCGCTCATGCAGGTCAAGCTGCTGCGCTTTCTGCAGGAGGGCACCTTCATGCCCGTGGGCGGCAGGCAGGAGAAAAAAGCCGACGTGCGCGTGGTGGCGGCCACGCATCGAGACCTTGAAGCCATGGTGCGCGAAGGCAGTTTTCGCGAAGACCTGTATTACCGTCTGAAGGGCATGGTGCTGCGTACTCCGGCCTTGTCAGAACGCGGTGCGGATGTGCCCTTGCTCGCCGCGCGATTTCTGCATGGCGTGATGCCGAATGCGCGCTTCAGTGCCGATGCGCTGCAATGGCTGCAGACACGCGAGTGGCCCGGCAATGTGCGGCAGTTGAAGGCGGTGGTGGAGTCGGCGGGCGCGTTGATCCTGCCCGAAAGCCATACCGTGGATGCCGATCTGCTGCGCTTTGCGAGCGGTGAAAGTACCGAATTGCCTGAAGCTCCTGCTGCAGAAAAATCCACCATGCAAGGCAGCATGGATGCGGCGATTCAGGAACTGGAAACGCGCATGATCCGCGAGGCCATGGCACAGTCGGGCGGCAACCAGTCCGAAGCTGCGCGCGTGCTGGGCATCTCGCGCGTGGGGCTGATCAAGAAGCTCACGCGTCTCGGTCTCAAGTAG